From Aedes albopictus strain Foshan chromosome 1, AalbF5, whole genome shotgun sequence, one genomic window encodes:
- the LOC115260826 gene encoding antigen 5 like allergen Cul n 1-like, which produces MNLFLECKRNLMSYFEFVLLITSAGLCSSTTNYCDRSLCGRGQHIGCNATKGFASACGKNAEYVPMDGKMKEIILNKHNTLRAKMAQGFSGFPPAQRMPTLVWDDELATVASFNARRCKFQHDNCRNTKEFKYSGQNLAMARFRGKAVNPDERAAFFLQKWFDEYRHCPKSIIAKFPLSYKGPQIGHFTLMMNDRVWKVGCSMVRYKSGKWTNLFFVCNYSMNNILGRPVYTGGKTASKCQNGQNAKFKGLCSTKEKV; this is translated from the exons ATGAATCTCTTTCTTGAGTGTAAACGAAATTTGATGTCCTACTTTGAATTTG ttttgtTGATCACCTCTGCTGGACTATGCTCATCCACTACCAATTATTGTGACCGAAGTTTGTGTGGACGCGGTCAGCACATCGGCTGCAATGCCACCAAAGGATTTGCTTCTGCCTGCGGAAAGAATGCCGAGTACGTTCCGATGGATGGCAAAATGAAGGAAATCATCCTCAATAAACATAACACTCTCCGTGCAAAGATGGCACAAGGCTTCAGTGGTTTTCCACCAGCACAACGAATGCCAACACTGGTGTGGGACGACGAATTGGCTACCGTTGCATCGTTTAATGCTAGAAGATGCAAATTTCAGCACGACAACTGCCGGAACACCAAAGAGTTCAAGTATTCTGGACAGAACTTGGCAATGGCCAGATTCCGTGGGAAAGCTGTCAATCCCGATGAGCGAGCGGCTTTCTTTCTCCAGAAATGGTTCGACGAGTATCGACATTGTCCTAAGAGTATTATTGCGAAGTTTCCGCTTTCGTACAAAGG ACCTCAAATCGGACATTTCACACTGATGATGAACGACCGTGTCTGGAAGGTTGGATGTTCGATGGTACGCTATAAATCTGGAAAGTGGACCAACCTCTTCTTTGTCTGTAACTATTCAATGAACAACATACTAGGGCGACCAGTCTACACCGGTGGGAAAACGGCGTCTAAATGTCAGAACGGCCAGAATGCGAAATTTAAGGGTCTCTGCAGCACTAAGGAAAAGGTCTGA